From one Leptospira stimsonii genomic stretch:
- a CDS encoding ABC transporter permease subunit: MISMSNSFRILFGALVLTGILWKSPPTEVFLEDSFCSIAWNHPFGCDRLGRDVLSLFSYGTFSTLLFSLPSRILTLLFSSLVCLFQYSIPFTGKWFFTPISSVFVSVPSLLVALLTVHALGNGPLVLVVAILLGDWAMTYETLQSKIRETDGSPYVLTSTFFGASRANVFWNHIFPSAMPVLKVLFTTGLPAVVMTLALFSYLGVSAGSDWFGPGLGEQISFARDYAYSAPLALVIPIVGIVGLVTALNVKRR, from the coding sequence GTGATTTCCATGAGCAATTCTTTTCGAATTCTATTCGGTGCTCTTGTTCTCACGGGGATTCTCTGGAAAAGCCCGCCTACCGAAGTTTTTTTGGAGGACAGCTTTTGTTCGATCGCCTGGAATCATCCTTTCGGATGCGACCGTTTGGGAAGGGACGTTCTAAGTCTTTTTTCTTATGGGACATTCTCCACACTTTTGTTTTCTCTTCCTTCACGTATTCTTACTTTGTTATTTAGCTCCTTGGTATGTTTGTTCCAGTATTCGATTCCGTTTACTGGGAAATGGTTTTTTACTCCGATCTCTTCCGTTTTTGTTTCCGTACCGTCTCTTCTTGTCGCGTTACTCACGGTTCACGCACTGGGGAACGGACCTCTCGTTTTGGTTGTGGCGATTCTTTTGGGAGATTGGGCTATGACTTATGAAACTCTTCAGAGTAAAATTCGAGAAACAGACGGAAGTCCTTATGTTTTGACTTCTACTTTTTTCGGGGCTTCCAGGGCGAACGTGTTTTGGAATCATATTTTCCCCTCGGCAATGCCTGTTTTGAAAGTTCTGTTTACGACAGGATTGCCCGCGGTAGTTATGACACTGGCGCTTTTTAGTTATCTTGGTGTCAGCGCCGGAAGCGATTGGTTTGGCCCGGGGTTGGGAGAACAGATTTCTTTCGCAAGAGATTACGCGTATTCGGCGCCTCTCGCGCTGGTGATTCCCATTGTAGGAATCGTGGGATTGGTCACCGCTTTGAACGTGAAAAGAAGATGA
- a CDS encoding PEGA domain-containing protein, protein MSRVFAFILILSILSVSISAQGIDDYYRFPEAGMRERITFETERKLCIFPLKNQNADASLDYLSKGYASVLYSGLKGLFQIFDPEVIPKSIQHGFGKPTGRERLRKGEWDAEVLEKVKNAKEISPDKDPRFLSLKIDYISNEAPPEDSSLFISGNKQGCFYHLAGTYEKKNEFQMELKLVLRSSKDASKKEFKAKTSVRRSYQELEGLIGEIKKELLGKNTISFSFRSGEMEGVLVFLDSQFLGKTPLQRTDILPGNHVIKYYMDGFQSQEKRVSVQDGGNFEMTLSRTPREGVISVSSNPEGANVYLGSEFLGKTPLVRASVKTGSNRLRVSMEGHVDILKGVEIKKEEETKLDFVLKPGDSVLYYKNKQNVFLDHSYSDFSIYSLYGTLLFYAGYYYFNLKANALYDRGESRVNLTRLFFAANVVPQDTFIAMYVYEERIIRETNSDAGKYQKLAGNFGRHQGVTGGVMVYGMALMLILSATFYFLGLDEETLDVGVVPTRVNNPFAIPGQTMEMDSYAKFKLKF, encoded by the coding sequence ATGAGTAGAGTATTTGCATTTATTCTAATATTATCGATTTTGAGTGTTTCGATTTCCGCTCAAGGGATAGACGATTACTATCGTTTTCCGGAGGCGGGAATGAGGGAACGGATCACTTTTGAAACCGAGAGAAAACTTTGTATTTTTCCGCTAAAAAATCAGAATGCCGACGCGAGTTTGGATTATTTAAGTAAGGGTTATGCGAGTGTTTTGTATTCCGGTCTCAAAGGTTTGTTTCAGATATTCGATCCGGAAGTGATTCCGAAAAGTATTCAACACGGTTTCGGGAAACCGACCGGTAGAGAAAGACTTAGAAAGGGAGAATGGGACGCGGAAGTTCTGGAAAAGGTTAAGAATGCGAAAGAAATTTCTCCTGACAAAGATCCTAGATTCTTATCTTTAAAAATCGACTATATTTCGAACGAGGCTCCTCCCGAAGATAGTTCCCTTTTTATTTCCGGAAACAAACAAGGTTGTTTTTATCATCTCGCCGGCACCTATGAGAAGAAGAATGAGTTTCAGATGGAGCTCAAGCTTGTTCTGAGATCTTCCAAAGACGCTTCCAAAAAAGAATTTAAAGCAAAAACTAGCGTTAGACGCTCTTATCAAGAACTGGAAGGATTGATCGGCGAAATCAAAAAGGAACTTCTCGGTAAAAATACGATCTCCTTTTCTTTCCGATCGGGAGAGATGGAAGGAGTTCTTGTGTTTTTAGACAGTCAATTTCTCGGGAAAACCCCCTTGCAGAGAACGGACATTCTTCCGGGGAACCATGTGATCAAATATTATATGGATGGATTTCAGAGTCAGGAAAAACGAGTTTCCGTTCAGGACGGAGGCAATTTCGAAATGACTCTTTCCCGAACACCGAGAGAAGGTGTGATCTCGGTTTCTTCCAATCCGGAAGGCGCTAACGTTTATCTCGGCTCCGAGTTTTTGGGAAAAACACCGTTGGTCCGCGCTTCCGTAAAGACGGGATCCAATCGACTTCGTGTTTCCATGGAAGGACATGTTGATATTTTAAAAGGTGTGGAAATTAAAAAGGAAGAAGAGACGAAGTTGGACTTCGTTTTAAAACCTGGTGACAGCGTACTTTATTACAAGAATAAACAGAATGTCTTTTTGGATCATTCTTACAGTGACTTTTCGATCTATTCATTGTATGGAACCCTATTGTTCTACGCAGGCTATTATTATTTCAATTTAAAAGCGAACGCGTTGTATGATCGCGGAGAGAGTCGAGTGAATCTTACCCGTTTGTTTTTTGCCGCGAATGTCGTTCCTCAAGATACGTTTATAGCAATGTATGTATATGAGGAAAGGATCATTCGTGAAACAAATTCGGATGCTGGGAAGTATCAGAAACTGGCCGGAAATTTCGGCAGACATCAGGGAGTCACCGGCGGGGTTATGGTTTACGGTATGGCGTTGATGTTGATTTTGTCTGCGACGTTTTATTTTCTCGGCTTGGATGAAGAAACCTTAGACGTCGGTGTAGTTCCGACGAGAGTGAACAATCCTTTTGCGATTCCGGGGCAGACGATGGAGATGGATTCTTATGCGAAATTCAAATTGAAATTTTGA
- a CDS encoding DUF1564 domain-containing protein: MGILLLDSDQELRSVLQERYSETVTLLIPKKTLAGLSESEKRRLPKRIPDLLRKYGKYLGVTRRLGKKAGKILYQASEGKENMQRINARVSTGSWALLGALAQAHGVSRCYLFNYLLWLEEIEMDSFLVTTMNEGAPTFHRNYRYILHLNLLDNEITRRLECEPSDFLSILDYRDWFDS; the protein is encoded by the coding sequence ATGGGGATTTTACTTTTAGATTCAGATCAGGAACTCCGCTCCGTTCTTCAGGAAAGATATTCCGAGACGGTGACTCTTTTGATTCCGAAAAAAACTTTGGCGGGTTTGAGCGAATCGGAAAAGAGAAGGCTTCCGAAAAGAATTCCGGATCTCTTACGAAAATACGGAAAGTATTTGGGTGTAACGAGGAGGTTGGGAAAAAAAGCCGGAAAGATTCTTTATCAAGCGAGCGAAGGTAAGGAGAATATGCAGAGGATCAACGCTCGTGTTAGCACGGGAAGTTGGGCTCTTTTGGGGGCATTGGCTCAAGCTCACGGAGTTTCCCGCTGTTATCTTTTTAATTATCTCCTCTGGTTGGAAGAGATCGAAATGGATTCTTTTCTCGTGACAACGATGAACGAGGGAGCTCCCACGTTTCACAGGAATTACAGATATATCCTCCACCTCAACTTGTTGGACAACGAAATCACTCGTAGATTAGAATGTGAGCCGTCCGATTTTTTAAGCATTTTAGATTACAGGGATTGGTTCGATTCTTAA